In the genome of Eulemur rufifrons isolate Redbay chromosome 27, OSU_ERuf_1, whole genome shotgun sequence, one region contains:
- the PIGR gene encoding polymeric immunoglobulin receptor — MTLFLLACLLAAFPVVSMKSPIFGPQEVSSVEGNSVSITCFYPPTSVNRHTRKYWCRQGASGRCTTFISSEGYVSSDYVGRASLTNFPENGTFVVDIAQLSQNDSGRYKCGLGLNNRGLSFDVSLEVSQDPGLLKDTEVHTVDVGRTVTINCPFKSANAQSKKSLCKQIGQNCLLIIDTNQYVNSQYSGRISLTIQGTSQSVFAITIKQLQLSDAGLYVCQAGDGSSADKKNVDLQVLKPEPELVYGDLRGSVSFDCALGSEVANVAKFLCRVSKEGNCDVIINTLGTRDSSFEGRILLTPKDKNGEFSVLITGLRKEDAGRYLCGAHSDGLLQDGWPIQAWQLFVNEETTIPRSASVVKGVAGGSVAVLCPYNPKESSLLKYWCRWDGAQNGRCPLLVESEGLVRDEYEGRLALHEEPGNGTYTVILNQLTAQDAGFYWCLTNGDIRWRTTVELKVIEGKPNLKVPENVTAVLGESLKLPCHFPCKFYSHEKYWCKWSNTGCPALPTEDEGPSQAFVNCDQNSRIVSLTLNPVTKADEGWYWCGVKQGQHYGETAAVYVAVEEKVQESRNISPENANAAPDEEVVEPRLRETENKAVQDPRLFAEEGVVEDVGDQADGSSASADTSSSKGKGGSHKVLLSTLVPLTLVLALGAVAVGVARARHRKNVDRVSIASYRTNISMSDFENSREFGANDNMGASAVTQETSLEGKDEFSTTTESSMETKEPKKAKRSSKEEAEMAYTAFLLQASNVAAEAQDKPREA; from the exons TGGTCTCCATGAAGAGTCCCATATTTGGTCCCCAGGAGGTGAGTAGTGTGGAAGGTAACTCAGTGTCCATCACGTGCTTCTACCCACCCACCTCTGTCAACCGGCACACCCGGAAGTACTGGTGCCGGCAGGGAGCCAGTGGCCGCTGCACAACCTTCATCTCCTCGGAGGGCTACGTCTCCAGCGACTACGTGGGCAGAGCCAGCCTCACTAACTTCCCGGAGAACGGCACATTTGTGGTGGACATTGCCCAACTATCCCAGAATGACTCTGGGCGCTACAAATGTGGCCTGGGCCTCAACAACCGAGGCCTGTCCTTTGACGTCAGCCTGGAGGTCAGCCAGG ATCCTGGGCTCCTAAAAGACACTGAAGTCCACACAGTAGACGTGGGCAGAACAGTGACCATCAACTGCCCTTTCAAGTCTGCGAATGCTCAGAGTAAGAAGTCCTTGTGCAAGCAGATAGGCCAGAACTGCCTACTCATCATCGACACCAATCAGTATGTGAACTCCCAATATAGCGGCAGAATAAGCCTCACGATTCAGGGTACCAGTCAATCAGTGTTCGCCATCACCATCAAACAACTCCAGCTCAGCGATGCTGGGCTGTACGTCTGCCAGGCCGGGGATGGTTCCAGTGCGGATAAGAAGAACGTTGACCTCCAAGTGCTTAAGCCCGAGCCTGAGCTGGTTTATGGGGACCTGAGGGGCTCGGTGTCCTTTGACTGTGCCCTGGGCTCTGAGGTGGCAAATGTGGCCAAATTTCTGTGCCGGGTGAGCAAGGAGGGAAACTGCGATGTGATCATCAACACCCTGGGTACGAGGGATTCGTCCTTTGAGGGCAGGATCCTGCTCACCCCCAAGGACAAGAACGGCGAATTCAGTGTGCTGATCACAGGCCTCAGGAAGGAGGATGCCGGGCGCTACCTGTGCGGAGCCCACTCTGACGGGCTGCTGCAGGATGGCTGGCCCATCCAGGCTTGGCAGCTCTTCGTCAATGAAG AGACCACGATCCCCCGCAGCGCTTCCGTGGTGAAGGGCGTGGCAGGCGGCTCCGTGGCCGTGCTCTGCCCCTACAACCCGAAGGAAAGCAGCCTGCTCAAGTACTGGTGTCGCTGGGACGGGGCTCAGAACGGCCGCTGCCCACTGCTGGTGGAGAGTGAGGGGCTGGTGCGGGACGAATACGAGGGCCGGCTGGCGCTGCACGAGGAGCCGGGCAACGGCACCTACACCGTCATCCTCAACCAGCTCACCGCGCAGGACGCCGGCTTCTACTGGTGTCTGACCAACGGCGACATTCGCTGGAGGACCACTGTGGAGCTCAAGGTTATTGAAG GAAAACCGAACCTGAAGGTACCAGAGAATGTCACTGCTGTGCTGGGAGAGTCCCTCAAGCTGCCCTGCCACTTCCCGTGCAAATTCTACTCCCATGAAAAATACTGGTGCAAGTGGAGCAACACGGGCTGCCCGGCCCTGCCCACCGAAGACGAAGGCCCCAGCCAGGCCTTTGTGAACTGCGACCAGAACAGCCGGATCGtctccctaaccctgaacccagtCACCAAGGCAGACGAGGGCTGGTACTGGTGTGGGGTGAAGCAGGGCCAGCACTACGGAGAGACGGCCGCTGTCTATGTGGCAGTTGAGGAGAAGGTGCAGG AGTCCCGCAACATCAGCCCAGAGAACGCAAATGCTGCTCCGGATGAGGAGGTGGTAGAGCCGAGGCTCAGGGAGACTGAGAACAAAGCCGTTCAGGATCCCAGGCTTTTTGCCGAGGAAGGAGTGGTGGAGGATGTGGGCGACCAAGCCGATGGGAGCAGCGCATCTGCGGATACCAGCAG CTCTAAGGGAAAAGGCGGGAGTCACAAGGTGCTGCTCTCCACCCTGGTGCCCCTGACCCTGGTGCTGGCGCTGGGCGCTGTGGCTGTGGGGGTGGCCAGAGCCCGGCACAGGAAGAACGTGG ACCGGGTTTCCATTGCAAGCTACAGGACAAACATCAGCATGTCGGACTTCGAGAATTCCAGGGAATTTGGAGCCAATGACAACATGGGAGCCTCTGCAGTCACTCAGGAGACTTCCCTCGAGGGAAAGGATG AGTTCAGCACCACCACTGAGAGCAGCATGGAAACCAAAGAACCCAAGAAGGCAAAAAgg TCATCCAAGGAGGAAGCCGAGATGGCCTACACCGCCTTCCTGCTCCAGGCCAGCAATGTGGCCGCCGAGGCCCAGGACAAGCCCAGGGAAGCCTAG